From a region of the Triticum aestivum cultivar Chinese Spring chromosome 7D, IWGSC CS RefSeq v2.1, whole genome shotgun sequence genome:
- the LOC123163767 gene encoding protein ENHANCED DOWNY MILDEW 2 translates to MAEIADEDSSTGIDLICALCDNGGEIASCEGKCLRSFHATKDASEDCKTLGYTRNQFDAMKVFLCKNCEHERYQCFACHRLSSAKTDPPELFPCASASCGHFYHAKCVAQLLFPENEAKATEYTTRIINGAKFACPVHKCDVCKYGENKEVKELQFAVCRRCPKSYHRRCLPRKIVFDDVIENGVCLFQRAWDGLLPKNRILIYCLKHNIDPNLRTPLRDHIKFPDDPITKKSSNVNGLRRVKIRRLDDCLPVPSSSSKRPLGTSTCSSSINSIAKRKKEHLPGGTKHPSMQKSVMSVIPISTFPEVDINTATRIYDFAQKASSNITIEDVQKQLVVSSTYTSFMKNTDKVTLGKVERSVEAVKTAVHMLESGADIEEAKDVCSPYDLFQLAKWKNKLNIYLAPFLHGTRYTSYGRHFTKLDKLEKIVDKLQWYVQSGDMVVDFCCGSNDFSTLLKEKLEASEKNCFYKNYDLIQPKNDFNFERRDWMTVQPDELPAGSRLIMGLNPPFGFKASLANQFINKALSFKPKLIILIVPKETERLDKKYPPYELIWEDSNQLAGKSFYLPGSFDADNKQMDQWNLSPPPLSLWSRSDFAQKHNEIAKSKGHLCSRRPCYNDSQRDNAGNAYMSTSGDLEMGSEGEACIPDEEMQGERQAEASVIDQLLADTYHDTTSSPGDYWTDTNGRSGQPRNYDTPGGNDPPTHEYFAVRAAESDMSISLSGRSASRNQNQTVSTSDHEPTNDHIASVSAKQPTDPADCDEVTSADAQHGLGDPPSAPENAAGVQYRILEDSPPEEGQRILEDSPPEEGQRILEDSPPEEGQLTPEDAQLNDLSSTDGNAAVVQMLEESPLEADAPVAAANLPLAHTFPGLQFASAPTWPGCYAAREVLSRGMGYPTFHQGASYNLLEK, encoded by the exons ATGGCTGAGATTGCTGATGAAGATAGTTCCACCGGCATTGATTTGATTTGTGCCTTGTGTGATAATGGTGGTGAAATCGCAAG CTGTGAAGGCAAGTGCCTGCGGTCATTTCATGCAACAAAAGATGCTAGTGAAGACTGCAAAACATTGGGCTATACTAGGAATCAGTTTGAT GCGATGAAAGTTTTTCTGTGCAAGAATTGTGAACATGAAAGATATCAATGTTTTGCCTGTCACAGGTTGAGTTCAGCGAAAACAGATCCTCCTGAG CTATTCCCTTGTGCTTCAGCAAGTTGTGGGCACTTTTATCATGCTAAATGTGTTGCACAATTGCTCTTCCCTGAAAATGAAGCAAAAGCAACTGAGTACACGACAAGGATAATCAATGGGGCGAAATTTGCATGCCCAGTCCACAAATGTGATGTTTGTAAATATGGTGAAAACAAGGAGGTTAAGGAGCTGCAATTTGCTGTTTGCCGACGGTGCCCAAAGTCATATCATCGAAGATGTCTGCCAAG GAAAATCGTCTTTGATGACGTAATTGAGAATGGTGTGTGCCTTTTCCAAAGGGCATGGGACGGTCTTCTGCCAAAGAATCGCATCTTAATATATTGCCT CAAGCACAATATTGATCCAAACCTTCGAACTCCTCTAAGAGATCATATTAAGTTTCCTGATGATCCTATCACTAAAAAATCATCCAATGTGAATGGATTGAGAAGGGTTAAGATACGACGCCTTGATGACTGCCTCCCTGTCCCATCATCCAGTAGCAAAAGACCCCTCGGTACATCAACTTGTTCTTCCTCCATCAATTCGATAGCGAAAAGGAAGAAAGAACATCTGCCTGGAGGTACAAAACATCCCAGTATGCAAAAATCAGTCATGTCAGTGATCCCCATTAGCACATTCCCTGAGGTTGACATAAACACGGCGACGAG GATTTATGACTTTGCACAGAAAGCATCATCAAATATAACTATTGAGGATGTACAGAAACAGCTAGTTGTTTCGTCTACGTACACATCATTTATGAAGAATACTGATAAAGTTACATTGGGAAAGGTGGAAAGATCTGTCGAG GCTGTTAAGACTGCGGTTCATATGTTAGAAAGTGGTGCGGATATAGAAGAGGCCAAAGATGTATGCTCACCATATGACCTTTTCCAACTTGCAAAATGGAAG AACAAACTGAATATATATCTTGCCCCGTTTCTTCATGGCACGCGCTATACATCTTATGGTCGGCATTTTACAAAACTGGACAAGCTCGAGAAG ATTGTAGATAAGTTACAATGGTATGTTCAAAGTGGTGATATG GTCGTTGACTTCTGCTGTGGTTCAAATGATTTTAGCACATTATTGAAGGAAAAGCTCGAAGCTTCTGAAAAGAATTGCTTCTATAAAAACTATGATCTCATCCAGCCAAAG AATGATTTCAATTTTGAGAGGCGAGACTGGATGACTGTTCAACCAGATGAATTGCCTGCCGGATCCCGATTG ATCATGGGGCTGAACCCTCCTTTTGGGTTTAAAGCTTCGCTTGCAAACCAGTTCATCAACAAAGCCCTAAGTTTCAAGCCAAAGCTGATAATTCTTATTGTTCCCAAGGAAACAGAAAG GTTGGATAAAAAATACCCACCTTATGAGCTAATATGGGAGGATTCTAATCAGCTCGCAGGAAAG TCGTTCTATTTGCCTGGATCGTTTGATGCTGATAATAAGCAGATGGATCAGTGGAATCTATCACCTCCTCCTCTTTCTCTATGGAGCCGTAGTGATTTTGCTCAGAAACATAATGAGATTGCTAAATCAAAGGGGCACCTCTGCAGCAGAAGACCGTGCTATAATGATTCACAAAGGGACAACGCAGGCAATGCATATATGAGCACCAGTGGCGATTTGGAAATGGGCAGTGAGGGTGAGGCGTGCATCCCTGACGAAGAAATGCAAGGAGAGCGACAAGCAGAAGCCTCCGTGATAGACCAGTTGTTGGCTGACACATACCATGATACCACTAGTTCTCCAGGTGACTACTGGACTGATACCAACGGCCGATCAGGGCAACCTCGCAACTATGATACTCCAGGTGGAAATGACCCTCCAACCCATGAGTATTTTGCAGTCAGGGCAGCTGAATCTGACATGAGCATTTCGTTGTCAGGCAGAAGTGCTTCTCGGAATCAAAACCAAACTGTGTCAACCTCTGATCATGAGCCTACCAACGATCATATTGCAAGTGTATCTGCCAAGCAACCAACCGATCCTGCTGATTGTGACGAGGTAACATCAGCTGATGCCCAGCATGGGCTGGGAGACCCACCGTCTGCACCAGAAAATGCAGCTGGAGTTCAATACCGAATCCTGGAAGACTCCCCACCTGAGGAAGGACAGCGAATCCTGGAAGACTCCCCACCTGAGGAAGGACAGCGAATCCTGGAAGACTCCCCACCTGAGGAAGGACAGCTGACACCTGAGGATGCACAGCTGAATGATTTGTCGTCTACAGATGGAAATGCAGCTGTTGTGCAGATGCTGGAGGAGTCGCCACTTGAAGCGGATGCTCCAGTGGCTGCAGCGAATCTGCCACTAGCGCATACCTTCCCGGGGCTGCAGTTTGCAAGCGCTCCCACGTGGCCTGGATGCTACGCCGCTCGTGAAGTTCTGTCCCGAGGCATGGGCTACCCGACCTTCCATCAGGGAGCCTCCTACAATTTGCTTGAGAAGTAA